Part of the Cyanobacteria bacterium FACHB-DQ100 genome, GCTGTGTGATCGCAGCCCGCCCGATTGGAATGCTCGAAATGATCGACGGCGGCGATCGCGATGAAAAAATCCTCTGCGTTCCCGACAAAGATCCCCGCTATACGAATATCAAATCGCTCAAAGACCTTCCCCAGCACCGTTTAGACGAAGTGGCAGAATTCTTTAGAACGTACAAAAATCTAGAGAAGAAAGTGACAGAGATCCTGGGCTGGCAAGACGTAGATAAAGTGCTGCCCCTCGTTGAGCAGTGCATCAAAGCCGCAAACTAAACTCTATCGCATCGATCGACTGTAGAGGCTGAGGAAAATTCCTGAGCCTTTTTTTGCATCCGCACTTATAATCCATCTCAGTCTGCTATCCCTAAGAATCGAATGGGTAGCCTAAACCCAGGGCACCTCTCCCACC contains:
- a CDS encoding inorganic diphosphatase: MDLSRIPAQPKPGLINVLIEIPAGSKNKYEFDKDLNAFALDRVLYASVMYPFDYGFVPNTLADDGDPLDGMVIMDQPTFPGCVIAARPIGMLEMIDGGDRDEKILCVPDKDPRYTNIKSLKDLPQHRLDEVAEFFRTYKNLEKKVTEILGWQDVDKVLPLVEQCIKAAN